One region of Streptomyces leeuwenhoekii genomic DNA includes:
- a CDS encoding cupin domain-containing protein, producing the protein MSLFIPRFDPSVVVRDAEAEVVGDAPVAVKLLADSGATGGALSTVRVTLAEGADGARPHLHRNSAEMFYVLDGAAEFLSGDDVVTGERGDLVVVPPGKPHAFAAAPGTGADLLIVITPGVERFEYFRHLQRIRLGEAAPESLQEVQDLYDNHFLASAAWDERR; encoded by the coding sequence ATGTCCCTGTTCATCCCGCGGTTCGACCCGTCCGTCGTGGTACGGGACGCCGAGGCCGAGGTGGTCGGCGACGCGCCCGTGGCCGTCAAGCTGCTCGCCGACAGCGGTGCGACCGGCGGGGCGCTGTCCACCGTCCGCGTCACCCTCGCCGAGGGCGCCGACGGCGCCCGTCCCCACCTGCACCGGAACTCCGCCGAGATGTTCTACGTGCTCGACGGGGCCGCCGAGTTCCTCTCCGGTGACGACGTCGTCACCGGCGAACGCGGCGACCTCGTCGTCGTACCGCCCGGAAAGCCGCACGCCTTCGCCGCCGCGCCCGGGACCGGCGCCGATCTGCTCATCGTCATCACCCCCGGCGTGGAACGCTTCGAGTACTTCCGCCACCTCCAGCGCATCCGTCTCGGCGAGGCCGCGCCGGAGAGCCTCCAGGAGGTCCAGGACCTCTACGACAACCACTTTCTGGCCAGTGCGGCCTGGGACGAGCGGCGCTGA
- a CDS encoding putative bifunctional diguanylate cyclase/phosphodiesterase — translation MEPTESAAAGSRLRRYRMASAWWGSRWAGWSEERGDAKGRAALPYTPAEVRGAGPYTADGRTGGPRRAGDREAVRHAAPGAAPPPAEAGHALGGADAERHPSWPALPAAVVAAAGFVLGAGFYRAFSGGHALFPSGTAGWSLAVLTGIVVGHLVMLGRSRWWGGTGSGAALTLAVLLLFGWVPAGMVSLTVVVLVGVARRGRWRQGVLHGAVDILGIGAGALLLRACGSVPSVEAPWDPGTWTLYTAPEVAGVAVAYLAVTRVLLWYLQTPRAGLPTVARTALLRQGLVAVALLGIAPLICVVAFAQPLLLPLFSIPLIALDSTLWIARARAEEQLRDPLTGLPNRQWLLERIWTALDDAERIGARTALVLIDLDRFRSVNDTLGHLAGDRLLLQTAERLRQALPRGAESARLGGDEFAVLLPVADSTTSVTRIARSLIAALGSPLDLDGLTLVLEASAGVAVYPDHALDAEGLLRRADVAMYQAKRDRTGVEVYESKRDSNTPDRLGLLGDLRRALDAQEVELHYQPKVRFDGQVAGLEALVRWMHPERGKVPPDEFIAIAESSGLMPHLTEYVLETALGQVAAWRAQGLFVPVAVNVSPRDVHTPGFAGSVAARLARHGVPAGALQLEITEHVLLEDPQRAADTLAGLTGHGVKMSLDDFGTGYSSLVHLRRLPVSELKIDRSFVARLAVDTEDAEIVRCTVDLAHSLGLLVVAEGVEDDETWERLRDLGCDAVQGWLVAAAMPPEETTAWLRARGSRGWQRPAAALPAAAGDDPAGRVG, via the coding sequence ATGGAACCGACCGAGAGCGCCGCTGCGGGTTCACGGCTGCGCCGGTACCGCATGGCGAGCGCCTGGTGGGGCAGCCGGTGGGCCGGATGGTCCGAGGAGCGCGGCGATGCCAAGGGGCGCGCCGCCCTGCCGTACACCCCCGCAGAGGTCCGCGGCGCCGGACCGTACACCGCCGACGGCCGGACCGGCGGGCCCCGCCGGGCGGGCGACCGCGAGGCCGTGCGGCACGCGGCGCCCGGCGCGGCACCGCCGCCCGCCGAGGCCGGTCACGCCCTCGGCGGCGCCGACGCCGAACGGCACCCGTCCTGGCCCGCGTTGCCCGCGGCGGTCGTCGCGGCGGCCGGGTTCGTCCTGGGCGCCGGGTTCTACCGGGCGTTCAGCGGAGGTCACGCCCTCTTCCCGTCCGGCACCGCGGGCTGGTCGCTGGCCGTGCTGACCGGGATCGTCGTCGGCCATCTCGTCATGCTCGGCCGCTCCCGCTGGTGGGGCGGCACCGGCTCGGGCGCCGCCCTCACCCTCGCCGTCCTGCTGCTGTTCGGCTGGGTCCCGGCCGGCATGGTCAGCCTCACCGTCGTCGTGCTCGTCGGCGTCGCCCGCCGGGGCCGCTGGCGCCAGGGCGTGCTGCACGGCGCGGTGGACATCCTCGGCATCGGCGCCGGCGCCCTGCTGCTGAGGGCCTGCGGCTCGGTGCCGTCCGTCGAGGCCCCCTGGGACCCCGGCACCTGGACGCTGTACACCGCACCCGAGGTGGCCGGTGTCGCCGTCGCCTACCTCGCCGTCACCCGCGTCCTGCTGTGGTACCTCCAGACGCCGCGCGCCGGTCTTCCCACCGTCGCCCGCACCGCCCTGCTCAGACAGGGCCTGGTCGCCGTCGCGCTGCTCGGCATCGCCCCGCTGATCTGCGTGGTCGCCTTCGCGCAGCCCCTGCTGCTGCCGCTGTTCTCCATCCCGCTGATCGCCCTGGACTCCACCCTGTGGATCGCCCGTGCCCGCGCGGAGGAGCAACTGCGCGACCCGCTGACCGGGCTGCCCAACCGCCAGTGGCTGCTGGAGCGCATCTGGACCGCGCTGGACGACGCCGAGCGCATCGGCGCGCGCACCGCCCTCGTCCTGATCGACCTGGACCGCTTCCGGTCGGTCAACGACACCCTGGGGCATCTGGCCGGCGACCGGCTGCTGCTGCAGACCGCCGAGCGGCTGCGGCAGGCCCTGCCGCGCGGGGCGGAGTCGGCGCGGCTGGGCGGTGACGAGTTCGCCGTCTTACTGCCCGTCGCCGACTCCACCACGTCCGTGACCCGCATCGCCCGCAGTCTGATCGCCGCCCTCGGCTCCCCGCTCGACCTGGACGGCCTCACCCTGGTCCTGGAGGCCAGCGCCGGCGTCGCCGTCTACCCCGACCACGCGCTGGACGCGGAGGGACTGCTGCGCCGCGCGGACGTGGCGATGTACCAGGCGAAGCGGGACCGCACGGGCGTCGAGGTCTACGAGTCCAAGCGGGACTCGAACACGCCGGACCGGCTGGGCCTGCTCGGCGATCTGCGCCGGGCGCTGGACGCCCAGGAGGTCGAGCTGCACTACCAGCCCAAGGTCCGCTTCGACGGGCAGGTCGCCGGGCTGGAGGCCCTGGTGCGGTGGATGCACCCCGAGCGGGGCAAGGTGCCGCCGGACGAGTTCATAGCGATCGCCGAGTCCTCCGGGCTGATGCCCCACCTCACCGAGTACGTGCTGGAGACGGCGCTCGGGCAGGTCGCCGCATGGCGGGCCCAGGGCCTGTTCGTCCCGGTCGCCGTCAACGTCTCCCCGCGCGACGTCCACACCCCCGGCTTCGCCGGCTCGGTCGCCGCCCGGCTGGCCCGCCACGGCGTCCCCGCCGGGGCGCTGCAACTGGAGATCACCGAGCACGTCCTGCTGGAGGACCCCCAGCGCGCCGCCGACACCCTCGCCGGACTCACCGGCCACGGCGTGAAGATGTCGCTGGACGACTTCGGCACCGGCTACTCCTCCCTGGTCCACCTGCGCCGGCTCCCCGTCAGCGAGCTGAAGATCGACCGTTCGTTCGTGGCCCGGCTCGCCGTCGACACCGAGGACGCCGAGATCGTGCGCTGCACGGTCGACCTCGCCCACTCGCTCGGCCTGCTCGTCGTCGCCGAGGGCGTCGAGGACGACGAGACCTGGGAGCGCCTGCGCGACCTGGGCTGCGACGCCGTCCAGGGCTGGCTGGTCGCCGCCGCGATGCCGCCCGAGGAGACCACCGCCTGGCTGCGCGCCCGGGGCTCCCGCGGCTGGCAGCGCCCCGCCGCCGCCCTCCCGGCCGCCGCCGGGGACGACCCGGCGGGACGGGTCGGCTGA
- the ligA gene encoding NAD-dependent DNA ligase LigA, producing MAGDKQAETTNVPAEAREKHVQLAEQIEEHRFRYYVKDAPVVSDAEFDRLLRSLEALEDEYPELRTPDSPTQKVAGSYATEFTSVEHRSRMLSLDNTFNDDELAAWADRIAKELGDQTYHFLCELKVDGLAVNLTYEHGRLTRAATRGDGRTGEDITPNVRTIAEIPERLGGDRVPDLVEIRGEVYFPMEKFEELNRRLVEAGDKPFANPRNAAAGSLRQKDPRVTATRPLHMVVHGIGALEGFTGMTRLSQAYDLLKSWGLPTSRHNRVVGGLDGVREFIAHYGENRHSVEHEIDGVVVKLDEIPLQGRLGSTSRAPRWAIAYKYAPEEVNTKLVNIRVGVGRTGRVTPYAQVEPVTVAGSEVEFATLHNQDVVKAKGVLIGDTVVLRKAGDVIPEILGPVADLRDGSEREFVMPSECPECGTPLRPMKEGDVDLRCPNARTCPAQLRERLFYLAGRKALDIEHFGYVAAAALTKPLEPADPPLKDEGDLFDLTVEQLLPIRAYVLDQDSGLPKRDPKTGEEKIATVFANQEGKPKKNALAMLENIAAAKQRPLARVLTGLSIRHVGPVAAEALAREFRSIDRIEQATEEELAGTEGVGPIIAASLKEWFAEEWHQEILRKWKAAGVRMAEESSGADEGPRPLAGLTVVVTGTLEHFTRDGAKEALQTRGAKVTGSVSKKTSFVVVGDNPGSKYDKAMQLKVPVLNEDGFGILLEQGPEAAADAALPAGE from the coding sequence GTGGCCGGCGACAAGCAAGCGGAGACGACGAACGTGCCCGCCGAGGCGCGGGAGAAGCACGTGCAGCTCGCTGAGCAGATCGAGGAGCACCGCTTCCGGTACTACGTGAAGGACGCCCCCGTCGTCAGCGACGCGGAGTTCGACCGGCTGCTGCGTTCCCTGGAGGCCCTGGAGGACGAGTACCCCGAGCTGCGCACGCCCGACTCGCCGACCCAGAAGGTCGCCGGCTCCTACGCGACGGAGTTCACCTCCGTCGAGCACCGCTCGCGGATGCTGTCGCTGGACAACACCTTCAACGACGACGAGCTCGCCGCCTGGGCCGACCGGATCGCCAAGGAGCTGGGCGACCAGACCTACCACTTCCTGTGCGAACTGAAGGTCGACGGCCTCGCCGTCAACCTCACCTACGAGCACGGCCGCCTCACCCGCGCGGCGACCCGCGGCGACGGCCGCACCGGCGAGGACATCACGCCCAACGTCCGCACCATCGCGGAGATCCCGGAGCGCCTCGGCGGCGACCGCGTCCCCGACCTGGTGGAGATCCGCGGCGAGGTCTACTTCCCGATGGAGAAGTTCGAGGAGCTCAACCGCCGGCTGGTCGAGGCCGGCGACAAGCCCTTCGCCAACCCGCGCAACGCGGCGGCCGGTTCCCTGCGCCAGAAGGACCCGCGCGTCACCGCCACCCGCCCGCTGCACATGGTCGTCCACGGCATCGGCGCGCTGGAGGGCTTCACGGGCATGACCCGCCTGTCCCAGGCGTACGACCTGCTGAAGAGCTGGGGACTGCCCACCTCCCGGCACAACCGGGTGGTCGGCGGCCTCGACGGCGTCCGGGAGTTCATCGCCCACTACGGCGAGAACCGGCACTCCGTGGAGCACGAGATCGACGGGGTCGTCGTCAAGCTCGACGAGATCCCGCTCCAGGGCCGGCTGGGCTCCACCTCGCGCGCGCCGCGCTGGGCGATCGCCTACAAGTACGCGCCGGAGGAGGTCAACACCAAGCTCGTCAACATCCGCGTGGGCGTGGGCCGCACGGGCCGGGTCACCCCCTACGCCCAGGTGGAGCCGGTCACGGTGGCCGGCTCCGAGGTCGAGTTCGCCACCCTGCACAACCAGGACGTGGTCAAGGCCAAGGGCGTCCTCATCGGCGACACGGTGGTGCTGCGCAAGGCCGGTGACGTCATCCCGGAGATCCTCGGCCCGGTGGCCGACCTGCGCGACGGCAGCGAGCGGGAGTTCGTGATGCCGAGCGAGTGCCCCGAGTGCGGGACGCCGCTGCGGCCCATGAAGGAGGGCGACGTCGACCTGCGCTGCCCCAACGCCCGCACCTGCCCCGCCCAGTTGCGCGAGCGGCTGTTCTATCTCGCCGGCCGCAAGGCCCTGGACATCGAGCACTTCGGCTATGTGGCGGCGGCCGCGCTCACCAAGCCGCTGGAGCCGGCGGACCCGCCGCTGAAGGACGAGGGCGACCTGTTCGACCTCACCGTCGAGCAGTTGCTGCCCATCCGGGCCTACGTCCTCGACCAGGACAGCGGTCTGCCGAAGCGCGACCCGAAGACCGGCGAGGAGAAGATCGCGACGGTCTTCGCCAACCAGGAGGGCAAGCCCAAGAAGAACGCCCTGGCCATGCTGGAGAACATCGCCGCGGCCAAGCAGCGCCCGCTGGCCCGGGTCCTCACCGGCCTGTCGATCCGTCATGTCGGCCCGGTCGCCGCCGAGGCGCTCGCCCGTGAGTTCCGGTCCATCGACCGCATCGAACAGGCGACCGAAGAGGAGCTGGCGGGCACCGAGGGCGTCGGGCCCATCATCGCCGCCTCCCTCAAGGAGTGGTTCGCCGAGGAGTGGCACCAGGAGATCCTGCGCAAGTGGAAGGCGGCCGGCGTCCGCATGGCGGAGGAGAGCTCCGGCGCGGACGAGGGCCCCCGCCCCCTGGCCGGGCTCACCGTCGTGGTGACCGGCACCCTGGAGCACTTCACCCGGGACGGCGCCAAGGAGGCCCTCCAGACCCGGGGCGCGAAGGTGACCGGATCGGTGTCCAAGAAGACCTCGTTCGTCGTGGTGGGCGACAACCCCGGGTCGAAATACGACAAGGCCATGCAGCTCAAGGTTCCGGTCCTGAACGAGGACGGATTCGGCATTCTGCTCGAACAAGGACCCGAGGCGGCGGCGGACGCGGCACTTCCGGCCGGGGAATAG
- a CDS encoding methionine synthase, translating to MSENSQIRFGPATGVGSMPGADAREAVKTVTGTFEDFPFLPELPARGPGADMIGRSAGMLVELYARVEPSGWRLGDRPGRDTKRARSWLREDLDALEEYTQGYQGPLKVQAVGPWTLATALELRNGEAVLSDAGACRDLAASLAEGLRLHLAEVRRRVPGAQVVLQLDEPSLTAVLRGRVKTASGYRTHRAVDRQVVESALRDIVGVHGGGPVVVHSCAPDVPFALLRRAGAAGVSFDLSLLTERDDEAIGEAVEGGTRLLAGVVPGTDGPLSDPAGSVMGVRTLWRRLGLHPGLLARSVTITPSCGLAGASPEYARRALAHCVRAARSLADNPE from the coding sequence GTGAGCGAAAACAGCCAGATCAGGTTCGGTCCCGCCACCGGCGTCGGGTCCATGCCGGGCGCGGACGCCCGCGAGGCCGTCAAGACCGTCACCGGCACCTTCGAGGACTTCCCGTTCCTGCCCGAGCTGCCCGCCCGCGGCCCCGGCGCCGACATGATCGGACGCAGCGCCGGGATGCTCGTCGAGCTGTACGCGCGCGTGGAGCCCAGCGGCTGGCGGCTCGGCGACCGGCCGGGCCGGGACACCAAGCGGGCCCGCTCCTGGCTCCGCGAGGACCTCGACGCGCTGGAGGAGTACACCCAGGGCTACCAGGGACCGCTGAAGGTGCAGGCGGTCGGCCCCTGGACGCTGGCCACCGCCCTGGAGCTGCGGAACGGCGAGGCCGTCCTCTCCGACGCCGGCGCCTGCCGCGACCTGGCCGCCTCCCTCGCCGAGGGACTGCGCCTGCATCTGGCGGAGGTGCGCCGCCGCGTCCCCGGGGCCCAGGTCGTGCTCCAGCTCGACGAGCCGTCCCTCACCGCCGTCCTGCGCGGCCGGGTGAAGACCGCCAGCGGCTACCGCACCCACCGCGCCGTCGACCGGCAGGTCGTCGAGTCCGCCCTCCGCGACATCGTCGGCGTGCACGGCGGCGGCCCGGTCGTGGTGCACTCCTGCGCCCCCGACGTCCCCTTCGCCCTGCTGCGCCGGGCGGGGGCGGCGGGCGTCTCCTTCGACCTCTCCCTCCTCACCGAGCGTGACGACGAGGCGATCGGCGAGGCGGTGGAGGGCGGTACCCGGCTGCTGGCCGGTGTCGTGCCGGGCACGGACGGCCCATTGTCAGACCCGGCAGGTAGCGTCATGGGTGTCAGGACGCTGTGGCGCAGGCTGGGGCTGCATCCGGGGCTTCTCGCCCGGTCGGTCACGATCACGCCGTCGTGCGGACTCGCGGGCGCGTCCCCCGAGTACGCGCGCCGGGCGCTCGCCCACTGCGTCCGGGCGGCGAGATCCCTCGCGGACAACCCAGAGTAA
- a CDS encoding SDR family oxidoreductase — protein MATHVITGAGSGIGAAVARRLHARGDDLVLHARDAARAKELAAEFPGARTLVGDLADPDKLSWALSHQTLPDRVDSLLHIAGVVDLGPVGELTPKSWHRQLDVNLVAPAELTRLFLPQLRVAQGHVVFVNSGSGLNAHAEWAAYAASKHGLKALADALRQEEHANGIRVTSVYPGRTASPMQAKVHQQEGKEYDPARWIDPESVATTVLMALDLPRDAEVNDLTVRPGR, from the coding sequence ATGGCTACACATGTGATCACCGGAGCGGGCTCCGGCATCGGCGCGGCCGTGGCCCGCCGCCTGCACGCGCGCGGCGACGACCTCGTGCTGCACGCGCGCGACGCGGCCCGCGCCAAGGAGCTCGCCGCCGAGTTCCCCGGCGCCCGCACCCTGGTGGGCGACCTCGCCGACCCCGACAAGCTGTCCTGGGCCCTGTCGCACCAGACGCTGCCGGACCGCGTGGACTCCCTGCTGCACATCGCGGGCGTGGTCGACCTGGGCCCGGTCGGCGAGCTGACCCCGAAGAGCTGGCACCGCCAGCTCGACGTCAACCTGGTCGCCCCCGCCGAGCTGACCCGCCTCTTCCTGCCCCAGCTCCGCGTCGCCCAGGGCCACGTGGTCTTCGTCAACTCCGGCTCCGGGCTCAACGCGCACGCCGAGTGGGCGGCCTACGCCGCCTCCAAGCACGGGCTGAAGGCGCTGGCCGACGCGCTGCGCCAGGAGGAGCACGCGAACGGGATCCGCGTGACGTCCGTCTACCCGGGCCGCACCGCCAGCCCCATGCAGGCCAAGGTGCACCAGCAGGAGGGCAAGGAGTACGACCCCGCCCGGTGGATCGACCCCGAGTCGGTGGCCACCACCGTCCTGATGGCCCTGGACCTGCCCAGGGACGCGGAGGTCAACGACCTGACCGTGCGCCCGGGGCGATGA
- a CDS encoding TIGR00730 family Rossman fold protein: protein MNICVFLSAADLDDRYTRPAREFAELMGKGGHTLVWGGSDVGLMKVVADGVEEAGGRLLGVSVEFLSDRARKGVEEMVVARDLAERKRLLLEKADAVVIMVGGTGTLDEATEILELKKHGHTDKPVVLLNTAGFYDGLKEQFRRMEDEGFLPRPLAELVFFAEEPVGALAYLEEALGIK, encoded by the coding sequence ATGAACATCTGCGTCTTCCTCTCCGCCGCCGACCTCGACGACCGCTACACCCGTCCCGCCAGGGAGTTCGCCGAACTGATGGGCAAGGGCGGGCACACCCTGGTGTGGGGCGGCTCGGACGTCGGCCTGATGAAGGTGGTCGCCGACGGCGTCGAGGAGGCCGGCGGGCGACTGCTGGGCGTCTCGGTGGAGTTCCTGTCCGACCGGGCGCGCAAGGGCGTCGAGGAAATGGTGGTCGCCCGCGACCTCGCCGAGCGCAAGCGGCTGCTGCTGGAGAAGGCCGACGCCGTGGTGATCATGGTGGGCGGCACCGGCACGCTGGACGAGGCGACCGAGATCCTGGAGCTGAAGAAGCACGGGCACACCGACAAGCCGGTCGTCCTGCTCAACACCGCGGGCTTCTACGACGGGCTCAAGGAGCAGTTCCGCCGCATGGAGGACGAGGGCTTCCTGCCGCGCCCGCTCGCCGAGCTGGTCTTCTTCGCCGAGGAGCCGGTCGGCGCGCTGGCCTACCTGGAGGAGGCGCTCGGCATCAAGTGA
- a CDS encoding DUF427 domain-containing protein yields the protein MTGGHHITIERSSRPVRVVHGGEVLARSDRTLVLRETGCPDRYYIPPEDVRLDLLTPSATQTYCPFKGTASYWSLPDAADAVWAYPDPKPDVAQIKDHLCFYEVEVS from the coding sequence GTGACCGGAGGGCACCACATCACCATCGAGCGGAGCAGCCGTCCTGTGCGCGTGGTGCACGGCGGCGAGGTACTGGCCCGCAGCGACCGGACGCTGGTCCTGCGGGAGACCGGCTGTCCCGACCGCTACTACATCCCGCCCGAGGACGTGCGCCTCGACCTGCTGACCCCGTCCGCGACACAGACGTACTGCCCCTTCAAGGGGACCGCGTCGTACTGGTCTCTGCCGGACGCCGCCGACGCGGTGTGGGCGTACCCGGATCCCAAGCCGGACGTCGCGCAGATCAAGGACCACCTGTGCTTCTACGAGGTGGAAGTGTCGTGA
- a CDS encoding alpha/beta fold hydrolase yields MEKQTVSRDGTPIAYERTGRGPVVILVSGAMSTGATMAPLAAELSGRFGVVVYDRRGRGASGDTPPYAVEREVEDLAALIEAEGGEASLYGASSGGALALRAAASGLPVRRVAVYEVPYAMDDAGASERARYRRELDRALSEDRRGDAVELFLRHTGLGEEVIRGARQSPLWASLETLAPSLAHDDAVLGDGRAPLSLLGRVSVPVLALAGDAGPGWLREAARTVARTVRDGSYRSLERQTHMVEPGVLAPVLAEFLAG; encoded by the coding sequence ATGGAGAAGCAGACTGTTTCACGCGACGGCACGCCGATCGCCTACGAGCGCACCGGGCGGGGGCCCGTGGTGATCCTGGTGAGCGGAGCGATGTCGACGGGGGCCACGATGGCGCCGCTGGCCGCGGAGCTCTCGGGGCGTTTCGGCGTGGTCGTCTACGACCGCCGGGGCCGCGGCGCCAGTGGTGACACGCCGCCGTACGCGGTGGAGCGCGAGGTGGAGGACCTCGCGGCGCTGATCGAGGCGGAGGGCGGCGAGGCGTCGCTGTACGGCGCCTCCTCGGGCGGCGCGCTGGCCCTCCGGGCGGCGGCGAGCGGGCTGCCGGTGCGCCGGGTCGCGGTGTACGAGGTGCCGTACGCGATGGACGACGCGGGGGCGAGCGAGCGCGCGCGGTACCGGCGGGAGCTGGACCGGGCGCTGTCCGAGGACCGCCGCGGGGACGCGGTCGAGCTGTTCCTGCGCCACACCGGGCTGGGCGAGGAGGTCATCCGGGGCGCCCGCCAGTCCCCCCTGTGGGCGAGCCTGGAGACCCTCGCGCCGAGCCTGGCGCACGACGACGCCGTGCTGGGCGACGGGCGCGCGCCCCTGTCCCTGCTGGGCCGGGTCTCCGTGCCGGTGCTGGCCCTGGCGGGGGACGCGGGACCGGGGTGGCTGCGGGAGGCGGCCCGGACGGTCGCGCGGACGGTCCGGGACGGCTCGTACCGCTCGCTGGAGCGCCAGACCCACATGGTGGAGCCGGGGGTGCTGGCGCCGGTCCTGGCGGAGTTCCTGGCCGGCTGA